The following are encoded in a window of Colletotrichum lupini chromosome 3, complete sequence genomic DNA:
- a CDS encoding ATPase: MTPPGRSGKKSDPPASSREINEFGVGTGHATLRSYRDRQGRFKTVQQVGVPSKNEKHTDTAQIPEVTFYHRVDAFGKVRPERIEVDWWEFSDFLKGLEPFPLSERPTDRGTVFNPPYASLFLRLDALERESSTTQSKSTTANNTIASTQNLGIAKTIPEFLRPTFHEARSRLEALNTASHSTLVQYDDLWMLYKPGESFFHRVSGLETRCYIVDYPIVNTAAPGMYQGLLQLCCWSMGYSPQSGMLVKQYGVFPVARFHGRTEIGKLRYVPGRFMEDLEAVKALAVTRGQSYWEMNTTSKFQQLVTSKEHSHDGVSGMRVIVGENADSALDEGRLPHVPSPIFDKRIAISKWSKRVGIESDITPTTEDRGIGHDSDDVILQTGFEEVGKMRGNWFSDYDSILPTTKPDDLALMLCPLEVLAFSIREKTWNLYNVVDLKPVQFATDAWKRLVLKAEYKEVIWAMVKSYLAHSTNFHDLVDGKGEGLVILLHGPPGVGKTLTAECVAESFKKPLYMVTAGDLGTDPETLEGKLSKIFDHAEAWDAILLLDEADIFLQDRDYDNLQRNALVSIFLRTLEYFNGIMFLTSNRIGAFDQAFQSRIHITIGMPEFDEPLRKEVWKIFIQDLGRKRRDGSPALLSRDECKALGSEVTKSWASQPLNGRQIRNCVRSALALAEDKGVKPDASHFNKVLKLGNAFTQYMTKLQKAEAEEIAQIKGDRLAAMKDIMAQSDAA; encoded by the exons ATGACACCACCGGGAAGAAGTGGAAAGAAATCCGATCCTCCCGCTTCTTCGCGAGAGATCAATGAA TTCGGTGTCGGAACCGGTCATGCCACATTACGATCATACCGAGATCGTCAGGGGCGCTTCAAAACGGTTCAACAAGTCGGCGTGCCGTCCAAAAACGAGAAACATACCGATACAGCCCAGATACCAGAGGTTACTTTTTACCATCGCGTGGATGCATTTGGAAAAGTCCGGCCAGAAAGAATAGAGGTAGATTGGTGGGAATTTAGTGATTTCCTAAAAGGCCTGGAGCCGTTCCCCCTTTCTGAGAGACCGACAGACCGAGGGACTGTTTTCAATCCACCGTATGCGTCGCTTTTCCTCCGCTTAGACGCACTCGAAAGGGAATCATCGACAACGCAGTCAAAGTCTACGACCGCCAACAATACTATAGCTTCAACACAAAATCTTGGCATTGCCAAGACAATCCCAGAGTTTCTCAGACCAACTTTCCATGAAGCGCGTTCGAGACTTGAGGCCCTGAACACGGCCAGCCACAGCACTCTTGTTCAATATGACGATCTCTGGATGCTTTATAAACCTGGCGAATCCTTTTTTCACAGGGTGTCGGGACTGGAGACCAGGTGCTACATCGTTGACTACCCGATTGTTAACACAGCTGCACCTGGAATGTACCAAGGACTACTACAGCTATGTTGCTGGTCGATGGGATACAGTCCGCAGTCGGGTATGTTAGTCAAGCAATATGGCGTTTTTCCCGTGGCTCGGTTCCACGGCCGAACTGAGATCGGAAAACTGCGTTACGTGCCAGGAAGATTCATGGAGGATTTAGAGGCTGTCAAGGCACTTGCAGTCACTCGAGGCCAGAGCTACTGGGAAATGAACACGACATCGAAATTTCAACAGTTGGTGACATCCAAAGAACACAGTCATGATGGGGTTTCCGGGATGAGAGTAATTGTGGGCGAAAATGCCGACAGTGCCCTGGATGAAGGCCGACTCCCACATGTTCCATCACCCATATTCGACAAACGCATAGCTATCTCAAAGTGGAGCAAAAGAGTCGGGATAGAGTCTGACATTACTCCGACGACTGAGGATCGCGGAATAGGTCACGACTCTGACGATGTCATCTTGCAAACCGGATTCGAAGAGGTAGGAAAGATGCGGGGCAACTGGTTTAGCGACTATGACAGCATTCTGCCAACGACTAAACCAGATGATTTGGCCCTGATGCTTTGCCCCCTCGAAGTACTTGCATTCAGTATCCGTGAAAAGACTTGGA ATTTGTATAATGTCGTCGACCTCAAGCCCGTGCAATTTGCAACCGATGCATGGAAGCGACTAGTCCTCAAAGCAGAGTACAAAGAAGTCATCTGGGCCATGGTCAAGTCCTATCTCGCGCATAGTACCAATTTCCATGACCTTGTTGATGGCAAAGGCGAGGGCCTGGTCATTCTTCTTCATGGGCCTCCAGGCGTCGGCAAAACTTTGACCGCAG AGTGCGTAGCAGAATCATTCAAGAAGCCTCTTTACATGGTAACTGCAGGAGATCTTGGGACAGATCCCGAGACCCTCGAGGGGAAGTTGTCAAAGATCTTCGATCATGCCGAAGCATGGGATGCCATCCTGTTGCTAGACGAAGCAGACATCTTCTTGCAGGACCGAGACTATGACAATCTTCAAAGGAACGCTCTGGTATCCA TCTTCCTCCGAACGTTGGAATACTTCAACGGCATCATGTTCCTAACCAGCAACCGCATCGGCGCCTTCGACCAAGCCTTCCAATCCAGAATCCACATCACAATCGGCATGCCGGAATTCGACGAACCCCTCCGCAAAGAAGTCTGGAAGATCTTCATTCAAGACCTCGGCCGCAAGCGCCGCGATGGCTCACCGGCCCTTCTCTCACGGGACGAGTGCAAGGCGCTAGGCAGCGAAGTGACCAAATCCTGGGCTTCGCAGCCCCTCAACGGCCGTCAAATCCGCAACTGCGTCAGGAGCGCGTTGGCACTGGCGGAAGACAAGGGGGTCAAGCCGGACGCGAGCCACTTCAACAAGGTCCTCAAGCTTGGAAACGCGTTCACCCAGTACATGACCAAGTTGCAGAAGGCGGAGGCTGAGGAGATTGCCCAGATCAAGGGCGATCGACTCGCGGCGATGAAGGACATCATGGCTCAAAGTGATGCTGCTTAG